The proteins below are encoded in one region of Cololabis saira isolate AMF1-May2022 chromosome 11, fColSai1.1, whole genome shotgun sequence:
- the LOC133455230 gene encoding protein FAM222A isoform X2, whose translation MVSRYPSPAELDAFAQKTANSPLTIKIFPSDVRVPQHKQLNKTVNGLDTTGQRCSPYSHSHSGGYQGLLGTVKASVVVKGVVKTSEGKRTKHANSQTSVAPYNNPLNNGYTVRHGHKAYHINSCKPPDVPTETLCSTVGMASGDQRLAPRSELAEVQSLMRQMSRVPHSQALQLGGEAGASPALQAVAAVAHSDSDFILGVPPQSSVAFTGAVPPTQIADTAQTGYLARGDYRVWQHKAQLQQQSYQQGTMGMYGRNNSTQGHRAAEAGVGQSPETRLPLPCSSQLPYRWHHGNLSAGQERVGTSSLNHASLQGEQTVGQYFAPHWDNPNSDCFTSQVLATGTCSARPGDIGLSHALPHLQPNLHQHHQSQLPPPHIQAYGTDQNLCCGLPSFSLCHAAVLSSSLQSLECLISEIHPPCIKERMLGRGYEAIGMPQLLEHQQQTHIQLPVYR comes from the coding sequence ATGGTTTCTCGTTATCCATCTCCTGCAGAGTTGGATGCTTTTGCCCAGAAAACTGCCAACAGTCCACTGACTATCAAAATCTTTCCATCTGATGTGCGGGTGCCACAACACAAGCAGCTTAACAAAACTGTCAATGGCTTAGACACGACAGGCCAGCGCTGTAGCCCTTACTCACACTCGCACTCAGGAGGCTACCAGGGCTTACTGGGCACCGTCAAAGCTTCTGTGGTGGTCAAAGGTGTGGTGAAAACATCTGAGGGCAAGAGGACTAAACATGCAAATTCCCAAACTTCTGTGGCACCGTATAATAATCCTCTGAATAATGGCTACACAGTGAGGCACGGGCATAAGGCCTATCATATAAACTCATGTAAGCCCCCTGATGTACCCACTGAAACACTTTGTTCTACTGTAGGAATGGCCTCCGGAGATCAGAGACTGGCCCCCCGGTCTGAGCTGGCAGAAGTTCAAAGCCTCATGAGGCAGATGAGCAGAGTTCCCCACAGCCAGGCCCTGCAGCTGGGGGGAGAGGCCGGAGCCAGCCCCGCGCTGCAGGCCGTGGCCGCAGTGGCACATTCAGACTCCGACTTTATCTTGGGAGTGCCGCCTCAGAGCAGCGTAGCCTTCACGGGGGCAGTGCCACCTACACAGATAGCAGATACAGCCCAAACTGGATACTTGGCAAGAGGAGACTATAGAGTGTGGCAGCACAAAGCTCAACTGCAGCAGCAGTCCTATCAGCAGGGAACAATGGGGATGTACGGCAGGAATAACAGCACTCAAGGGCACAGAGCAGCAGAGGCCGGGGTTGGCCAGTCTCCTGAAACCAGACTCCCTTTGCCATGCTCCTCACAGCTGCCGTATAGGTGGCACCATGGAAATCTGAGTGCTGGTCAGGAGCGAGTCGGCACCTCTTCTCTGAACCACGCTTCCCTGCAGGGGGAGCAGACAGTGGGGCAGTACTTCGCTCCTCACTGGGACAACCCAAATAGTGACTGTTTTACCTCTCAGGTCTTGGCAACGGGTACATGTTCAGCCAGACCTGGAGACATTGGGCTTTCCCATGCCCTTCCCCATCTCCAACCAAACCTCCATCAGCACCACCAGTCACAGCTCCCTCCTCCTCACATCCAGGCCTATGGTACAGACCAAAACCTCTGCTGCGGGCTGCCTAGTTTTAGCCTGTGCCACGCTGCAGTACTCAGCAGCAGCCTGCAGTCTCTGGAGTGCCTCATCAGCGAGATCCACCCGCCCTGCATCAAAGAGCGCATGCTGGGCCGTGGGTACGAAGCCATAGGGATGCCTCAGCTGCTGGAGCATCAACAACAAACCCACATCCAGCTCCCCGTTTACAGATGA
- the LOC133455230 gene encoding protein FAM222A isoform X1, with translation MLACIQRRQNFSSQHLACTPKSLDVPPPQLLLKVAPSQTCTQKGEAASMVSRYPSPAELDAFAQKTANSPLTIKIFPSDVRVPQHKQLNKTVNGLDTTGQRCSPYSHSHSGGYQGLLGTVKASVVVKGVVKTSEGKRTKHANSQTSVAPYNNPLNNGYTVRHGHKAYHINSCKPPDVPTETLCSTVGMASGDQRLAPRSELAEVQSLMRQMSRVPHSQALQLGGEAGASPALQAVAAVAHSDSDFILGVPPQSSVAFTGAVPPTQIADTAQTGYLARGDYRVWQHKAQLQQQSYQQGTMGMYGRNNSTQGHRAAEAGVGQSPETRLPLPCSSQLPYRWHHGNLSAGQERVGTSSLNHASLQGEQTVGQYFAPHWDNPNSDCFTSQVLATGTCSARPGDIGLSHALPHLQPNLHQHHQSQLPPPHIQAYGTDQNLCCGLPSFSLCHAAVLSSSLQSLECLISEIHPPCIKERMLGRGYEAIGMPQLLEHQQQTHIQLPVYR, from the exons ATGCTAGCCTGTATCCAGAGACGGCAGAACTTCTCATCGCAGCATTTGGCCTGCACACCTAAAAGCCTCGATGTCCCGCCACCACAGTTACTACTGAAAGTAGCACCATCGCAGACATGCACCCAAAAAG GCGAGGCAGCATCCATGGTTTCTCGTTATCCATCTCCTGCAGAGTTGGATGCTTTTGCCCAGAAAACTGCCAACAGTCCACTGACTATCAAAATCTTTCCATCTGATGTGCGGGTGCCACAACACAAGCAGCTTAACAAAACTGTCAATGGCTTAGACACGACAGGCCAGCGCTGTAGCCCTTACTCACACTCGCACTCAGGAGGCTACCAGGGCTTACTGGGCACCGTCAAAGCTTCTGTGGTGGTCAAAGGTGTGGTGAAAACATCTGAGGGCAAGAGGACTAAACATGCAAATTCCCAAACTTCTGTGGCACCGTATAATAATCCTCTGAATAATGGCTACACAGTGAGGCACGGGCATAAGGCCTATCATATAAACTCATGTAAGCCCCCTGATGTACCCACTGAAACACTTTGTTCTACTGTAGGAATGGCCTCCGGAGATCAGAGACTGGCCCCCCGGTCTGAGCTGGCAGAAGTTCAAAGCCTCATGAGGCAGATGAGCAGAGTTCCCCACAGCCAGGCCCTGCAGCTGGGGGGAGAGGCCGGAGCCAGCCCCGCGCTGCAGGCCGTGGCCGCAGTGGCACATTCAGACTCCGACTTTATCTTGGGAGTGCCGCCTCAGAGCAGCGTAGCCTTCACGGGGGCAGTGCCACCTACACAGATAGCAGATACAGCCCAAACTGGATACTTGGCAAGAGGAGACTATAGAGTGTGGCAGCACAAAGCTCAACTGCAGCAGCAGTCCTATCAGCAGGGAACAATGGGGATGTACGGCAGGAATAACAGCACTCAAGGGCACAGAGCAGCAGAGGCCGGGGTTGGCCAGTCTCCTGAAACCAGACTCCCTTTGCCATGCTCCTCACAGCTGCCGTATAGGTGGCACCATGGAAATCTGAGTGCTGGTCAGGAGCGAGTCGGCACCTCTTCTCTGAACCACGCTTCCCTGCAGGGGGAGCAGACAGTGGGGCAGTACTTCGCTCCTCACTGGGACAACCCAAATAGTGACTGTTTTACCTCTCAGGTCTTGGCAACGGGTACATGTTCAGCCAGACCTGGAGACATTGGGCTTTCCCATGCCCTTCCCCATCTCCAACCAAACCTCCATCAGCACCACCAGTCACAGCTCCCTCCTCCTCACATCCAGGCCTATGGTACAGACCAAAACCTCTGCTGCGGGCTGCCTAGTTTTAGCCTGTGCCACGCTGCAGTACTCAGCAGCAGCCTGCAGTCTCTGGAGTGCCTCATCAGCGAGATCCACCCGCCCTGCATCAAAGAGCGCATGCTGGGCCGTGGGTACGAAGCCATAGGGATGCCTCAGCTGCTGGAGCATCAACAACAAACCCACATCCAGCTCCCCGTTTACAGATGA
- the LOC133455233 gene encoding glycolipid transfer protein-like, with protein sequence MSLLLDNQFQELAADKSVDTKTFLDNVSHLPSFFDCLGSKVFSVIKSDINGNITKIKAVYSKDPAKYTTLQDILEAEREAHGAEWPKVGATLALMWLKRGLRFIQILLQSLADAEKDEKYPNLIHLNVTKAYEQALKKYHGWIVQKVFSAALLAAPYRSNFLKALSKGEEVKEEDCLANVRLFLVNYTPTVDAIYEMYTNLNAELDYTV encoded by the exons ATGTCTCTTTTATTAGATAATCAATTTCAGGAACTCGCTGCAGACAAATCGGTTGACAccaagacatttctggacaatgtctcccaccttccttccttttttg ACTGCTTGGGCTCAAAAGTGTTTTCGGTCATCAAATCAGACATTAATGGCAATATAACG aaAATTAAAGCGGTTTATAGTAAGGATCCTGCAAAGTACACCACTTTGCAGGATATTTTGGAGGCTGAGCGAGAAGCACATGGAGCAGAATGGCCCAAAGTTGGAGCAACATTAGCTCTGATGTGGCTGAAGAG GGGTCTCCGTTTCATACAGATACTGCTGCAGAGTTTGGCCGATGCAGAGAAGGATGAGAAATACCCCAACCTAATTCATCTCAATGTCACCAAAGCCTATGAGCAGGCACTGAAGAAGTACCACGGCTGGATTGTTCAAAAAGTTTTCAGT GCAGCACTGCTTGCAGCTCCTTACAGATCTAACTTCCTCAAGGCTCTTTCTAAAGGAGAGGAAGTGAAAGAGGAGGACTGTCTGgcaaatgtgcgtctctttctTGTAAATTACACGCCCACTGTGGATGCCATCTATGAGATGTACACAAATCTTAACGCAGAGCTGGACTACACAGTTTGA